The Brassica napus cultivar Da-Ae chromosome C7, Da-Ae, whole genome shotgun sequence genome has a segment encoding these proteins:
- the BNAC07G17630D gene encoding uncharacterized protein BNAC07G17630D: MNTKTMRLPPRRMLTSDKRILPSVAEKPTETTGETNPPAPPPPKSILKKTQTVAPPTAAGPNQLLAGYMAHEYLNKGTLFGEQWNPARSEARKNKASHDMEPSDYKRRRYVEVADILRADGAFMPGIVNPSQLARSLQL; this comes from the coding sequence ATGAATACCAAAACGATGCGCCTTCCGCCACGTCGTATGCTGACGTCAGACAAACGAATTCTCCCGAGTGTCGCTGAGAAACCGACGGAGACCACCGGCGAAACAAATCCACCAGCGCCGCCGCCGCCGAAATCAATCCTCAAGAAAACTCAAACCGTTGCTCCACCGACCGCCGCCGGTCCGAATCAGCTCCTCGCGGGTTATATGGCGCACGAGTATCTCAACAAAGGCACACTCTTCGGAGAGCAGTGGAATCCGGCTCGATCCGAGGCGAGGAAGAATAAGGCGAGCCATGATATGGAGCCGAGTGATTATAAACGGAGGAGATATGTGGAGGTAGCTGATATCCTCAGGGCAGACGGGGCCTTCATGCCAGGTATCGTCAACCCTTCACAGCTTGCCCGATCCCTTCAATTGTGA